A genomic segment from Symbiobacterium terraclitae encodes:
- a CDS encoding adenine phosphoribosyltransferase has protein sequence MDFKSRIRTVPDFPKPGISFKDITTLLKDREAFHAAIEALASHFEPMGVDMVTGPEARGYIFASAMAYRLNAGFVPIRKPGKLPYKTRGISYQLEYGEDRLEVHEDAFEPGQKVLVVDDLLATGGTIRATIDLVESLGARVVGVAFLIELTELGGRKRLQDHEVFSLIQF, from the coding sequence ATGGATTTCAAGTCGCGGATCCGCACGGTGCCGGACTTCCCTAAGCCCGGGATCTCCTTCAAGGACATCACGACCCTGCTCAAGGACCGGGAGGCGTTCCACGCGGCCATCGAGGCGCTGGCTTCCCACTTCGAGCCGATGGGTGTTGACATGGTCACCGGACCCGAGGCCCGGGGGTACATCTTCGCGTCCGCCATGGCGTACCGGCTGAATGCGGGCTTCGTGCCCATCCGCAAGCCGGGCAAGCTGCCCTACAAGACCCGGGGCATCTCGTATCAACTTGAGTACGGCGAGGATAGGCTGGAAGTACATGAGGACGCCTTCGAGCCCGGGCAGAAGGTGCTGGTCGTTGACGACCTGCTGGCCACGGGCGGCACGATCCGGGCGACGATCGACCTCGTGGAGTCGCTGGGCGCCCGGGTGGTGGGCGTGGCCTTCCTGATCGAGCTGACCGAGCTCGGGGGCAGGAAGCGGCTCCAGGATCACGAAGTGTTCTCGCTGATTCAGTTCTAG
- a CDS encoding DoxX family membrane protein gives MTNFFQGPKSSWIWLVIRLYVGYQWMTAGWHKIIDGFDASGFLKGAIAKAVPASEGAKPVVQAWWANFLEGFALPNVGLFNFLVPWGEFLVGLALILGFATIFAATMGMVMNFAFILSGTISSNPNLLILEFVLVALGGAYAGYLGVDYYFRPVWRSFIARILPGEADAAAIKA, from the coding sequence ATGACGAACTTCTTCCAGGGTCCGAAGAGCAGCTGGATCTGGCTCGTGATCCGACTGTACGTGGGTTACCAGTGGATGACCGCAGGTTGGCACAAGATCATCGACGGCTTCGACGCCTCCGGCTTCCTCAAGGGCGCCATCGCCAAGGCGGTCCCGGCGTCCGAGGGCGCCAAGCCGGTGGTCCAGGCCTGGTGGGCCAACTTCCTCGAAGGGTTCGCCCTCCCCAACGTCGGCCTGTTCAACTTCCTGGTTCCCTGGGGCGAGTTCCTCGTCGGCCTGGCGCTGATCCTCGGCTTCGCCACCATCTTCGCAGCGACGATGGGCATGGTCATGAACTTCGCCTTCATCCTGAGCGGCACCATCAGCAGCAACCCGAACCTGCTCATCCTGGAGTTCGTCCTCGTGGCCCTGGGCGGCGCCTATGCCGGCTACCTCGGCGTCGACTACTACTTCCGCCCGGTCTGGCGCAGCTTCATCGCACGCATCCTGCCCGGTGAGGCCGACGCAGCGGCGATCAAGGCGTAA
- a CDS encoding serine hydrolase encodes MARRAPYLLRPWLCLMLSALMATGPAAAAAGLTPPDAVDGSGSTSAREDPVLTSAANGLPVGSAALAGGDGDGPSSRRQSSERSADVVRRIEEITRWAPGLISVWYYDLTTHERFGVKADEVHTAASTVKVLIATYLYHLAATGQVSLDEKVAILPVDWKDGSGVLNGVPEGTRFTRRELSRLMLVHSDNTAANALMRTLGVQKMVQYYRSLGIRYGGPHVHTPQQLWQHNRIAPEDLGIVLRNVWEAAQRSPEPWAEMLSFMRESRSKGRIPGGLPPGLPVANKTGSKGTSFHDAAIVLDRRPYVLVVMTEGMTAKEASYYIASVSREVWRWHSRRAAVPPAR; translated from the coding sequence ATGGCACGGAGGGCGCCCTACCTGCTGCGCCCGTGGTTGTGTCTGATGTTGTCGGCCCTGATGGCGACGGGGCCTGCTGCGGCGGCAGCCGGCCTGACCCCGCCCGACGCAGTGGACGGTTCGGGGTCGACGTCCGCGCGGGAGGACCCGGTGCTCACGTCGGCGGCGAACGGCCTTCCGGTGGGCTCCGCAGCATTGGCCGGAGGAGACGGCGACGGACCGTCCTCCCGCCGTCAGTCTTCGGAGCGTTCGGCCGACGTGGTGCGGCGCATCGAGGAGATCACGCGCTGGGCCCCCGGGCTGATCAGCGTCTGGTACTACGACCTCACCACCCACGAGCGGTTCGGGGTGAAGGCCGACGAGGTGCACACGGCGGCCAGCACGGTGAAGGTGCTGATCGCCACCTACCTGTACCACCTCGCAGCCACGGGCCAGGTCTCGCTGGACGAGAAGGTCGCCATCCTCCCGGTGGACTGGAAGGACGGGTCGGGGGTTCTCAACGGGGTCCCGGAGGGGACCAGATTCACGCGGCGGGAGCTCTCCCGGCTGATGCTCGTCCACAGCGACAACACGGCGGCCAACGCCCTGATGCGCACGCTCGGCGTCCAGAAGATGGTGCAGTACTACCGCAGCCTGGGCATCCGCTACGGCGGCCCGCACGTGCACACGCCGCAGCAGCTCTGGCAGCACAACCGCATCGCTCCCGAGGACCTCGGGATCGTCCTGCGGAACGTCTGGGAGGCCGCCCAGCGCTCGCCCGAGCCCTGGGCCGAGATGCTCTCCTTCATGCGGGAGTCCCGCTCCAAGGGCCGGATCCCCGGCGGCCTGCCGCCCGGTCTCCCGGTCGCGAACAAGACCGGGTCGAAGGGCACGTCGTTCCACGACGCGGCCATCGTGCTGGACCGGCGCCCCTACGTGCTGGTGGTGATGACGGAGGGGATGACGGCCAAGGAGGCCAGCTACTACATCGCCAGCGTCTCCCGGGAGGTCTGGCGCTGGCACAGCCGGCGGGCAGCGGTGCCGCCCGCCCGATAA
- the dtd gene encoding D-aminoacyl-tRNA deacylase, translating into MRAVVQRVSRASVTVDGDVVGRIGRGYVVLLGVSREDDDEAADYMAEKIAGLRVFEDEAGKMNRSIQEVGGAILAVSQFTLYGDVRRGRRPGFDRAGRPEQAEPLYQRFVEKLRSLGLHVETGRFQTHMEVELVNDGPVTILVDSERTF; encoded by the coding sequence TTGCGTGCAGTGGTGCAGCGGGTGAGCCGCGCCAGCGTTACCGTGGACGGCGATGTGGTGGGCCGGATCGGCCGTGGATACGTGGTGCTGCTGGGCGTCTCGCGCGAGGACGACGACGAGGCGGCGGACTACATGGCCGAGAAAATCGCCGGCCTCCGGGTGTTCGAGGACGAGGCCGGCAAGATGAACCGGTCTATTCAGGAGGTCGGAGGTGCTATCCTGGCGGTCAGCCAGTTCACACTGTACGGCGATGTCCGTCGGGGCCGGCGGCCGGGCTTCGACCGCGCAGGCCGGCCAGAGCAGGCCGAGCCGCTCTACCAGCGGTTTGTGGAGAAGCTGCGGTCGCTGGGGTTGCACGTGGAGACCGGCCGGTTCCAGACGCACATGGAGGTGGAGCTGGTCAACGACGGGCCGGTGACGATCCTCGTCGATTCGGAGAGGACTTTCTGA
- the scfB gene encoding thioether cross-link-forming SCIFF peptide maturase, translating into MRHGEIHRFEMQGTRLVLDIHSGSLHQVDDLVWDLLGFGEEGPGQAGLADLRARYGADAVAEAMVEIEELKAQGLLFAPPPDWEPVMPKPGDPLRAICLNIAHACNLKCTYCFADDGTYGGRAKLMPAAVARQAVDLLIRLSGPRPACEIDFFGGEPLMNWSVVKETIAYAREAGRRAGKTFTFTLTTNATLLTPEILDELDREGVSLILSLDGRPEVHDAKRCGSSARVEEAVRMVLDRRAPGGTPAWEHGAAQGASGRGAYAVLRGTYTADNLDFAEDALYMVDAMHSPHFSLEPVIAKPDEPYALREEHLPRLLAEYERLAVEVDRRRREGRPITFHHFAVEAETGPCLPRRVQGCGAGVQYLAVTPEGDLYPCHQFVGREQYRLGNVAEGVVEKELQARLAGCHIYSKSSCPTCWARYYCSGGCHANADLLNGDIFQPESIGCALTKKRVECGLWLKAQALMDAE; encoded by the coding sequence TTGCGGCACGGCGAGATCCACAGGTTTGAAATGCAGGGCACCCGGCTGGTGCTCGATATCCATAGCGGCAGCCTGCACCAGGTGGACGACCTGGTGTGGGACCTCCTGGGCTTCGGTGAGGAGGGGCCTGGCCAGGCCGGGCTGGCTGATCTGCGGGCGCGCTACGGCGCGGACGCCGTGGCCGAGGCCATGGTGGAGATCGAGGAGCTGAAGGCGCAGGGACTGCTGTTCGCGCCCCCGCCCGACTGGGAGCCGGTGATGCCGAAGCCCGGCGATCCGCTGCGGGCGATCTGCCTCAACATCGCCCACGCCTGTAACCTGAAGTGCACCTACTGCTTTGCCGACGACGGCACCTACGGCGGACGGGCCAAGCTGATGCCGGCCGCGGTTGCACGGCAGGCTGTCGACCTGCTGATCCGGCTCAGCGGTCCCCGCCCGGCCTGCGAGATCGACTTCTTCGGCGGCGAGCCGCTGATGAACTGGTCCGTGGTGAAGGAGACCATCGCCTACGCCCGGGAGGCGGGGCGCCGCGCCGGGAAGACCTTCACCTTCACCCTCACCACCAACGCCACGCTGCTCACCCCCGAGATCCTGGACGAGCTGGACCGGGAGGGGGTAAGCCTCATCCTGAGCCTGGACGGCCGGCCTGAGGTGCACGACGCCAAGCGCTGCGGCTCCAGCGCAAGGGTGGAGGAGGCGGTCCGCATGGTGCTGGACCGGCGGGCACCCGGCGGCACGCCGGCCTGGGAGCACGGCGCGGCCCAGGGCGCCAGCGGGCGGGGCGCCTACGCCGTCCTGCGGGGCACCTACACGGCGGACAACCTGGACTTCGCCGAGGACGCCCTCTACATGGTGGACGCGATGCACTCGCCCCACTTCTCGCTGGAGCCGGTGATCGCGAAGCCCGACGAGCCCTACGCGCTCCGGGAGGAGCACCTGCCCCGGCTCCTGGCCGAGTACGAGCGGCTGGCGGTGGAGGTGGACCGGCGGCGGCGCGAGGGACGGCCTATCACGTTCCACCACTTCGCCGTGGAGGCGGAGACCGGTCCCTGCCTGCCCCGCCGGGTGCAGGGCTGCGGCGCCGGGGTGCAGTACCTGGCGGTCACGCCCGAGGGCGATCTCTACCCGTGCCATCAGTTCGTCGGGCGGGAGCAGTACCGGCTGGGCAATGTGGCCGAGGGCGTGGTGGAGAAGGAGCTGCAGGCGCGGCTCGCCGGCTGCCACATCTACTCGAAGTCGTCCTGCCCCACCTGCTGGGCCCGGTACTACTGCAGCGGCGGCTGCCACGCCAACGCAGACCTGCTGAACGGCGACATTTTCCAGCCGGAGTCCATCGGCTGCGCGCTGACGAAAAAGCGCGTGGAGTGCGGCCTGTGGCTGAAGGCCCAGGCATTGATGGATGCCGAGTAG
- a CDS encoding RelA/SpoT family protein: protein MTAVIDIQPLVDKVLAYHPSADVALIRDAFEFAAKAHDGQCRKSGEPYITHPVAVAEIVASLELDTESVAAALLHDVLEDCGVTFAELEQRFGKEVATLVDGVSKLDRLNFTSRDEAQVENLRKMFLAMAKDLRVILIKLADRLHNMRTLKHQSSSAQLRIAQETMDIYAPLAHRLGLSEIKWELEDLSFRVLEPDRYQEMTYLVARKRQERQAITQDLMDQLRTVLEQEGIKADISGRPKHFYSIYKKMYRQGKDISQIYDLIAIRIIVEEVKDCYAVLGIIHSHWKPLPLRFKDYIATPKPNMYQSLHTTVIGPHGEPFEIQIRTYEMHRTSEFGVAAHWAYKEGKTDKEFDKKLQWLRSLLEWHQEIRDAREFVESVKVDIFSDQVFVFSPKGHVYSLPAGGTPLDFAFAVHSDIGYRCVGAKVNGRIAPLDTALKNGDVVEILTSKQSPGPSIDWLKVVKTASAKNKIRQFFKRERREENLARGKEILKGEVQKTGIEAHELLRDDWMAEVCKRVSVKDVDDLYVAIGIGSLNAGSVVSRLREMYEKEKRAQEPPPPIEIEKKDWSGYGKASNGIRVKGVSNLVVRLSRCCTPVPGDPIIGFVTRGRGVTVHRLDCPNMEDLAKDPDRLIEVAWEENYQTASPVEVQVTALDRSGLLKDVVSIIADARINMLSTSSRANKSKIATLDLVLEIKDAQQLQYVMQKIAKVRDVMHVERVVHERKGKAARAKQA, encoded by the coding sequence GTGACAGCCGTGATCGATATTCAGCCGCTGGTTGACAAAGTGCTTGCTTACCACCCGAGCGCGGATGTCGCCCTGATCCGGGACGCCTTCGAGTTTGCGGCGAAGGCGCACGACGGTCAGTGCCGCAAGTCCGGCGAGCCCTATATTACCCATCCGGTGGCCGTAGCGGAGATTGTGGCGTCGCTGGAGCTGGACACCGAATCGGTGGCAGCCGCCCTCCTGCACGACGTGCTGGAGGACTGCGGGGTCACCTTCGCGGAGTTGGAGCAGCGGTTCGGCAAGGAGGTCGCCACGCTGGTGGACGGCGTCTCCAAGCTGGACCGGCTCAACTTCACATCCCGCGACGAGGCGCAGGTGGAAAACCTGCGCAAGATGTTTCTGGCGATGGCCAAGGACCTGCGGGTCATCCTCATCAAGCTGGCCGACCGGCTCCACAACATGCGCACGCTCAAGCACCAGTCCTCCTCGGCGCAGTTGCGCATCGCCCAGGAGACGATGGACATCTACGCCCCCCTGGCGCACCGCCTGGGCCTGAGCGAGATCAAGTGGGAGCTGGAGGACCTGTCCTTCCGCGTCCTGGAGCCGGACCGTTACCAGGAGATGACCTACCTGGTGGCCCGCAAGCGGCAGGAGCGGCAGGCGATCACGCAGGACCTGATGGACCAGCTGCGCACCGTGCTGGAGCAGGAGGGCATCAAGGCCGACATCTCCGGCCGGCCGAAGCACTTCTATTCCATCTACAAGAAAATGTACCGGCAGGGCAAGGACATCTCGCAGATCTACGACCTCATCGCGATCCGCATCATCGTGGAAGAGGTCAAGGACTGCTACGCCGTCCTCGGCATCATCCACAGCCACTGGAAGCCCCTGCCGCTCCGGTTCAAGGACTATATCGCCACGCCGAAGCCCAACATGTACCAGTCGCTGCACACGACGGTGATCGGGCCGCACGGCGAGCCGTTTGAGATCCAGATTCGCACCTACGAGATGCACCGCACCTCCGAGTTCGGCGTGGCGGCCCACTGGGCGTACAAGGAAGGCAAGACCGACAAGGAGTTCGACAAGAAACTCCAGTGGCTGCGGTCGCTCCTGGAGTGGCACCAGGAGATCCGCGATGCCCGGGAGTTCGTCGAGTCGGTGAAGGTGGACATCTTCTCCGATCAGGTCTTCGTCTTCTCGCCCAAGGGACACGTCTACAGCCTGCCGGCCGGCGGCACGCCGCTGGACTTCGCCTTCGCCGTCCACTCCGACATCGGTTACCGGTGCGTGGGGGCGAAGGTGAACGGCCGGATCGCCCCGCTGGATACGGCGTTGAAGAACGGCGACGTGGTCGAGATCCTCACCTCCAAGCAGTCGCCCGGCCCGTCCATCGACTGGCTGAAGGTCGTCAAGACCGCCTCGGCCAAGAACAAGATCCGCCAGTTCTTCAAGCGGGAGCGCCGGGAGGAGAACCTGGCCCGGGGCAAGGAGATCCTCAAGGGCGAGGTCCAGAAGACCGGCATCGAGGCCCACGAGCTGCTCCGGGACGACTGGATGGCTGAGGTCTGCAAGCGGGTGAGCGTGAAGGATGTCGACGACCTCTACGTCGCCATCGGCATCGGCTCGCTGAACGCCGGCTCGGTGGTCTCCCGGCTGCGGGAGATGTACGAGAAGGAGAAGCGGGCCCAGGAGCCGCCGCCGCCCATCGAGATCGAGAAGAAGGACTGGTCGGGCTACGGGAAGGCCTCCAACGGCATCCGCGTGAAGGGCGTTTCCAACCTGGTCGTCCGCCTCTCCCGGTGCTGCACGCCGGTCCCGGGCGACCCGATCATCGGCTTCGTCACCCGCGGCCGGGGCGTGACGGTGCACCGGCTGGACTGCCCCAACATGGAGGACCTGGCCAAGGACCCCGACCGGCTGATCGAGGTGGCCTGGGAGGAGAACTACCAGACCGCCAGCCCGGTCGAGGTGCAGGTGACCGCCCTGGACCGCTCCGGGCTTCTCAAGGACGTGGTCTCCATCATCGCCGATGCCCGCATCAACATGCTCTCCACCTCCAGCCGGGCGAACAAGTCGAAGATCGCCACGCTGGACCTGGTGCTGGAGATCAAGGATGCGCAGCAGCTGCAGTACGTGATGCAGAAGATCGCCAAGGTGCGTGACGTGATGCACGTGGAGCGTGTCGTCCACGAGCGCAAGGGGAAGGCCGCCCGGGCCAAGCAGGCGTGA
- the pepF gene encoding oligoendopeptidase F, with translation MRLRRNEVPLEQTWNLCDLFATPAAWEAEAKSLEADLQSVTQYKGRLAEGAATLAAALRTYEALLERGVRWGTYAELVLAGDGSDPENQGMAARSAALIAQFEAATAFLKSEILALPAGQVEAWMAAEPELAVYRPYLEQILIERPHMLHPETEEALAALGEVTGAPFVTYERARSSDMTFEPITTPDGRTQPVSFALYEDELEISADTAVRRASFDSFARGLAAYQNTLAATFATEVKKNVVLARLRRYESATHMLLAPHRIDHAVYYNLLDVIQSELAPHMRRYARLRKRVLGLDEMRYCDIEAPLDPEYNPTVTREEAGRLVLDALAVLGPEYRAIIERALSERWVDWADNVGKQAGAFCASPYGAHSYILLTFTGQMRSAFTLAHELGHAGHFELANRNQRLLNVEPALFFVEAPSTMNELLLADHILKGTDDRRMRRWVIMQLLMTYHHNFVRHLLEAELQRRIYEQAEKGVPVTAKLLSETKGAILERFWGGEVVIDEGARLTWMRQPHYYMGLYPYTYSAGLTCGTAVAQRIKEEGKPAAEQWLEVLKAGGSLPPMELMAMAGVDMTKPDPIRKAVAYVGSLIDELEASF, from the coding sequence ATGCGACTCCGCCGAAATGAGGTTCCCTTGGAGCAGACCTGGAACCTGTGCGACCTGTTCGCCACGCCTGCGGCCTGGGAGGCCGAGGCCAAGTCCCTGGAGGCGGACCTGCAGAGCGTCACCCAGTACAAGGGCCGCCTGGCGGAGGGGGCAGCCACCCTTGCCGCCGCCCTGCGGACCTACGAGGCCCTGCTGGAGCGGGGCGTCCGCTGGGGCACCTACGCCGAACTGGTGCTGGCCGGGGACGGCTCGGATCCCGAGAACCAGGGGATGGCCGCCAGGAGCGCTGCGCTGATCGCACAGTTCGAGGCGGCGACGGCCTTCCTGAAGTCCGAGATCCTGGCGCTGCCGGCGGGGCAGGTGGAGGCCTGGATGGCCGCCGAGCCCGAGCTGGCGGTCTACCGCCCCTACCTCGAGCAGATCCTGATCGAGCGGCCGCACATGCTGCACCCCGAGACCGAGGAGGCCCTGGCGGCGCTGGGCGAGGTCACCGGGGCGCCGTTCGTCACCTACGAGCGGGCCCGGTCTTCCGACATGACGTTCGAGCCCATCACGACGCCCGACGGCCGCACGCAGCCGGTCTCGTTCGCCCTGTACGAGGACGAGCTGGAGATCTCGGCAGACACCGCCGTGCGGCGGGCGTCCTTCGACTCCTTCGCCCGGGGCCTCGCGGCGTACCAGAACACGCTGGCCGCCACGTTCGCCACCGAGGTGAAGAAGAACGTCGTCCTGGCCCGCCTGCGCCGGTACGAGTCGGCCACGCACATGCTGCTGGCCCCGCACCGCATCGACCACGCGGTCTACTATAACCTCCTCGATGTGATCCAGTCGGAGCTCGCACCCCACATGCGCCGCTACGCCCGGCTGCGCAAGCGGGTGCTGGGCCTGGACGAGATGCGCTACTGCGACATCGAGGCGCCGCTGGACCCCGAGTACAACCCGACGGTCACCCGGGAGGAGGCGGGCAGGCTCGTGCTGGACGCCCTGGCCGTGCTGGGGCCGGAGTACCGGGCGATCATCGAGCGGGCGCTGTCTGAGCGCTGGGTCGACTGGGCCGACAACGTCGGCAAGCAGGCCGGCGCCTTCTGCGCCTCGCCCTACGGCGCCCACTCCTACATCCTGCTCACCTTCACCGGCCAGATGCGCTCGGCCTTCACCCTGGCCCACGAGCTGGGCCACGCCGGCCACTTCGAGCTGGCCAACCGCAACCAGCGGCTCCTCAACGTCGAGCCCGCCCTCTTCTTCGTCGAGGCGCCCTCCACCATGAACGAGCTGCTGCTGGCCGACCATATCCTCAAGGGCACCGACGACCGGCGGATGCGCCGCTGGGTCATCATGCAGCTGCTGATGACCTACCACCACAACTTCGTGCGCCACCTGCTGGAGGCCGAGCTGCAGCGCCGGATCTACGAGCAGGCCGAGAAGGGCGTGCCGGTGACCGCCAAGCTGCTCTCGGAGACCAAGGGCGCGATTCTGGAGCGGTTCTGGGGCGGCGAGGTCGTCATCGACGAGGGGGCCCGCCTCACCTGGATGCGCCAGCCCCACTACTACATGGGCCTCTACCCGTACACCTACTCCGCCGGCCTCACCTGCGGCACCGCGGTGGCGCAGCGCATCAAGGAGGAGGGGAAGCCGGCGGCCGAGCAGTGGCTGGAGGTCCTGAAGGCCGGCGGCAGCCTTCCGCCGATGGAGCTGATGGCCATGGCGGGCGTAGACATGACCAAGCCCGACCCCATTCGCAAGGCCGTCGCCTACGTCGGCTCGCTCATCGACGAGCTGGAGGCGTCGTTCTAA